From Coffea arabica cultivar ET-39 chromosome 2e, Coffea Arabica ET-39 HiFi, whole genome shotgun sequence, the proteins below share one genomic window:
- the LOC113732351 gene encoding uncharacterized protein translates to MGEEAVFRRNFSAMAAAATAVAEEDEDEEESDTSSAAAVGLGSGGMRRKKRRRAAGKVAAKGYRKLAETIGGFANIYERVEEAKQRQMVELEKQRMQFAKDLEIQRMKLFMESQVQLKKLKRSKRNSPSGVVSGLALSPLVPQLPSLPGR, encoded by the exons ATGGGAGAGGAGGCGGTTTTCCGAAGGAACTTCTCGGCGATGGCAGCAGCTGCTACGGCGGTGGCGGAggaggatgaggatgaggaagaGTCTGATACGTCAAGTGCTGCCGCGGTTGGACTGGGGTCGGGTGGGATGAGGAGGAAAAAGAGGAGGAGGGCCGCGGGGAAGGTGGCGGCAAAAGGGTATAGGAAGTTGGCGGAGACGATAGGGGGATTTGCAAACATATATGAGAGAGTAGAGGAGGCGAAACAGAGGCAAATGGTTGAGTTGGAGAAGCAGAGAATGCAGTTTGCCAAGGATTTGGAGATTCAAAGGATGAAGCTTTTTATGGAATCCCAGGTCCAGCTCAAAAAGCTTAAGCGATCTAAGCGCAATTCACCATCTGGTG TTGTAAGCGGGCTTGCTCTCTCTCCTCTCGTTCCTCAGTTGCCTTCTCTCCCTGGTCGTTAG
- the LOC113728928 gene encoding uncharacterized mitochondrial protein AtMg00310-like has product MAMPTYVMSCFKLPRSLYKDISTMMSNFWWGGSEGRNNMHWISWDKMVVHKNIGGLGFKDLEAFNKALLGKQLWRILTSPNLLVSKVLKSKYFPQESILQCTLPKNASWIWQGLLGARSLIEGGLIRRIGNGRNTKIWDHKWLPETPTGKLSTCRTSNCELKMVDELICQQRWNRNVIFRYFNKEDAEQILRIPLSLSGREDSFYWKPEAGGDYTVD; this is encoded by the coding sequence ATGGCCATGCCTACGTATGTTATGTCCTGCTTTAAGCTGCCCAGATCACTCTACAAAGACATTAGCACCATGATGTCCAATTTCTGGTGGGGTGGATCTGAGGGAAGGAACAACATGCACTGGATCTCTTGGGACAAAATGGTAGTACACAAGAACATAGGCGGCCTTGGGTTTAAGGATCTGGAAGCCTTCAACAAAGCACTTCTGGGTAAGCAGTTATGGAGGATATTAACCAGCCCAAATCTTCTGGTCAGTAAGGTTTTAAAATCCAAGTATTTCCCTCAGGAATCCATACTACAATGCACCCTCCCTAAAAATGCATCATGGATTTGGCAAGGATTACTGGGAGCAAGGAGCTTAATAGAAGGAGGACTGATTAGAAGGATTGGAAATGGTAGGAACACGAAAATCTGGGACCATAAATGGTTACCTGAGACACCCACGGGGAAGCTGTCAACATGCCGAACAAGTAACTGTGAGCTAAAGATGGTTGATGAGCTAATATGCCAGCAGAGATGGAACAGGAATGTTATCTTCAGATATTTCAACAAAGAAGATGCTGAGCAGATTCTCCGCATCCCTCTAAGCTTATCAGGGAGGGAAGATAGTTTCTACTGGAAACCAGAAGCTGGAGGGGATTACACAGTCGACTGA